In the genome of Myroides phaeus, one region contains:
- the secA gene encoding preprotein translocase subunit SecA produces MSLINTILKVFVGDKSERDIKAIKPLIEKIKSYDSSLASLSNDELRAKTIYFKEKIQQSRANQDEKIASYKEEIEKTQDIDKREAIYANIDSLEKEAYNNSEKLLLDILPEAFAVVKETARRFKENETVIVTATPKDIEFAETKPYVTIVGDKAHWANTWSAAGKQVTWDMVHYDVQMIGGIVLHEGKIAEMQTGEGKTLVATSPLYLNALTGNGVHLVTVNDYLAKRDSQWKAPLFEFHGMTVDCIDNHQPNSPGRRAAYAADITYGTNNEFGFDYLRDNMAHSPEELVQRKHNFAIVDEVDSVLVDDARTPLIISGPVPQGDRHEFNELKPQVANLVEMQRKLANGFLAEAKKLIREGNTKEGGFLLLRAYRSLPKNKALIKFLSEEGVKQLLQKTENHYMQDNNREMHKVDEALYFVIEEKNNQVQLTDNGIKALSQDTDENFFVLPDIGTEISKIEALKLPKEQEAEAKEALFQDFGIKSERIHTLSQLLKAYTVFEKDTEYVVMDNKIMIVDEQTGRIMDGRRYSDGLHQAIEAKENVKIEAATQTFATITLQNYFRMYNKLAGMTGTATTEAGELLEIYKLDVVEIPTNRGIARHDKEDKIYRSVREKFKAVIEDVVELSNAGRPVLIGTTSVEISELLSRSLKMRGIKHNVLNAKLHKQEAQIVEEAGQPGIVTIATNMAGRGTDIKLSQEVKDRGGLAIIGTERHDSRRVDRQLRGRAGRQGDPGSSQFYVSLEDNLMRLFGSERVAKIMDRMGLEDGEVIQHSMMTKSIERAQKKVEENNFGIRKRLLEYDDVMNAQREVIYKRRKHALFGERLKVDIANMMYDLCERIIDTNKMANDYKNYEFDIIRNFAVNTIVSESEFAKDDVVTLANKQYEIVYKAYQDKCARSAAEAFKVIKNVYENNEGQFERIVVPFTDGVKSVNIVTNLEEAYQTQGMSLIDDFEKNITLSILDDAWKKHLRKMDELKQSVQLAVHEQKDPLLIYKFEAFELFKKTVGEIDSEVMTFLTRADLPQQQKVEETPSIEEA; encoded by the coding sequence ATGAGCCTGATAAACACTATATTAAAGGTATTTGTTGGTGATAAATCGGAACGAGATATCAAAGCAATAAAACCATTAATTGAAAAAATAAAATCTTACGATTCAAGCTTGGCAAGTTTGTCAAATGACGAATTGAGAGCAAAGACTATTTATTTTAAAGAAAAAATACAACAGTCAAGAGCTAATCAAGATGAGAAAATTGCTTCTTACAAAGAAGAAATTGAGAAAACTCAGGATATTGATAAGAGAGAAGCTATTTATGCTAATATTGATAGCTTAGAAAAAGAGGCGTATAACAATTCAGAAAAATTGTTATTAGATATTTTACCAGAAGCGTTTGCTGTGGTAAAAGAAACTGCACGTCGATTTAAAGAAAATGAAACAGTTATTGTTACTGCTACACCAAAAGATATTGAGTTTGCTGAAACAAAACCATATGTAACTATCGTTGGAGATAAGGCACATTGGGCAAATACTTGGAGTGCTGCAGGAAAACAAGTTACTTGGGATATGGTTCACTACGATGTTCAGATGATCGGAGGAATTGTATTGCACGAAGGTAAAATTGCAGAGATGCAAACAGGGGAGGGTAAAACATTAGTTGCTACATCTCCATTGTACCTAAATGCATTGACAGGTAATGGTGTTCACTTAGTAACTGTGAATGATTATTTAGCAAAAAGGGATAGTCAGTGGAAAGCTCCTTTATTCGAGTTCCACGGTATGACAGTTGATTGTATTGATAATCACCAACCAAACTCTCCAGGAAGACGTGCTGCTTATGCTGCGGATATTACTTACGGTACAAATAACGAGTTCGGTTTTGACTACTTAAGAGATAATATGGCGCATTCGCCAGAAGAATTAGTTCAAAGAAAACACAATTTTGCTATTGTGGATGAGGTGGATTCTGTATTAGTAGATGATGCAAGAACGCCATTGATTATTTCAGGACCAGTTCCACAAGGAGATAGACACGAATTTAACGAGTTAAAACCACAGGTTGCTAACTTAGTTGAAATGCAAAGAAAACTTGCGAATGGTTTCTTAGCAGAAGCTAAAAAATTAATTCGTGAAGGAAATACAAAAGAAGGTGGATTCTTATTGTTAAGAGCATATAGAAGTTTACCTAAGAATAAAGCGTTGATTAAGTTTTTAAGTGAAGAAGGTGTAAAACAATTACTTCAAAAAACTGAAAATCACTATATGCAGGACAACAATAGAGAAATGCATAAAGTAGATGAGGCTTTATATTTTGTTATCGAAGAGAAAAACAACCAAGTTCAGTTGACTGATAATGGTATTAAAGCGTTATCTCAAGATACAGATGAAAATTTCTTCGTATTACCAGATATCGGAACTGAAATCTCGAAAATTGAGGCATTAAAATTGCCAAAAGAACAAGAAGCAGAAGCAAAAGAAGCTTTGTTCCAAGATTTCGGAATTAAGAGTGAGCGTATTCATACTTTAAGTCAATTATTAAAAGCATATACTGTATTTGAAAAAGATACTGAGTATGTAGTAATGGACAATAAGATTATGATCGTTGATGAGCAAACAGGTCGTATTATGGATGGACGTCGTTATTCAGACGGATTACACCAAGCGATTGAGGCTAAAGAAAACGTGAAAATTGAAGCAGCTACTCAAACATTTGCTACGATTACATTACAAAACTACTTCCGTATGTATAACAAGCTTGCTGGTATGACTGGTACAGCTACTACAGAGGCGGGAGAGCTTTTAGAAATTTATAAATTAGACGTAGTTGAAATTCCTACTAACCGTGGAATTGCTCGTCACGATAAAGAAGATAAGATTTATAGATCAGTACGTGAGAAATTTAAAGCTGTAATTGAAGACGTAGTTGAATTATCTAATGCTGGACGTCCAGTATTGATTGGTACTACTTCAGTTGAGATTTCTGAGTTATTGAGTAGATCTTTGAAAATGCGTGGAATTAAGCACAATGTATTAAATGCTAAATTACACAAACAAGAAGCTCAAATTGTTGAGGAAGCAGGACAACCAGGTATCGTAACTATTGCTACGAATATGGCAGGTCGTGGTACGGATATTAAATTATCTCAAGAAGTAAAAGACAGAGGTGGTTTAGCAATTATCGGTACAGAGAGACACGATTCACGTCGTGTTGACCGTCAGTTAAGAGGTCGTGCAGGACGTCAAGGAGATCCAGGAAGTTCTCAGTTCTACGTTTCTTTAGAAGATAACTTAATGCGTTTGTTCGGTTCAGAGCGTGTAGCTAAGATTATGGACAGAATGGGACTTGAAGATGGAGAGGTAATCCAACACTCAATGATGACTAAGTCTATTGAAAGAGCACAGAAAAAAGTAGAAGAGAATAACTTTGGTATTCGTAAGCGTTTATTAGAATATGATGACGTTATGAATGCACAACGTGAGGTGATTTACAAACGTAGAAAACACGCATTGTTTGGTGAGCGTCTTAAAGTGGATATCGCTAATATGATGTATGATTTATGTGAGCGTATCATTGACACTAATAAAATGGCAAATGATTATAAAAACTATGAGTTTGATATCATTCGTAATTTTGCTGTAAATACAATCGTTAGTGAAAGTGAGTTTGCAAAAGATGACGTTGTAACACTTGCTAATAAACAATACGAGATCGTATATAAAGCATACCAAGATAAATGTGCTCGTAGTGCTGCTGAAGCATTTAAAGTAATTAAAAACGTTTACGAAAATAATGAAGGACAATTTGAACGTATTGTAGTTCCGTTTACAGATGGAGTTAAATCGGTTAATATTGTTACTAATTTAGAGGAGGCTTATCAAACACAAGGGATGTCTTTAATCGATGATTTCGAGAAAAACATTACTTTATCTATTTTAGATGATGCTTGGAAAAAGCACCTAAGAAAAATGGATGAGCTTAAACAATCAGTTCAGTTAGCTGTTCACGAACAAAAAGATCCATTGTTGATTTATAAATTTGAAGCTTTCGAATTATTCAAGAAAACAGTTGGTGAAATTGATTCAGAAGTAATGACTTTCTTGACAAGAGCTGATTTACCACAGCAACAAAAAGTTGAAGAAACACCTTCTATTGAAGAAGCATAG